The following are from one region of the Alicyclobacillus fastidiosus genome:
- a CDS encoding HAD family hydrolase: MLTTLLFDLDGTLLPFDLDSFMSGYFERLTPHLQGYVHSDELAPWILGAMRRVVESEVPHLTNMDKFRRALFDNDSEKEAQIWPIFEAFYDSSFQELQDLTSPTNIAREICRTAYDKGYQLVLATNPIFPKVATQSRMCWARLEETWFKLVTTMENSHYCKPNPKYFLEILDALDLAPNECMMIGNDVQEDGVAGHVGIPTFLVTDDLIDRQLGTFHFEHQGTREDVLRFVKRLPTRV; encoded by the coding sequence ATGCTTACGACACTCCTGTTCGATCTCGACGGCACACTCTTACCGTTCGACTTGGATTCGTTCATGAGCGGGTATTTCGAACGATTGACTCCGCACCTGCAGGGCTACGTCCACTCGGACGAGCTAGCACCTTGGATTTTAGGTGCAATGCGGCGCGTGGTGGAAAGCGAGGTTCCACACCTGACGAACATGGACAAGTTTCGTCGGGCGCTTTTCGACAATGATTCCGAGAAGGAAGCGCAGATTTGGCCAATTTTCGAGGCGTTTTACGATTCTTCGTTTCAAGAGCTTCAGGATTTGACATCTCCCACGAACATTGCTCGGGAAATATGTCGAACTGCGTATGACAAAGGGTATCAACTGGTGTTGGCGACGAATCCTATCTTTCCGAAGGTAGCGACACAGTCCAGGATGTGCTGGGCGCGGCTGGAAGAGACTTGGTTCAAGCTCGTCACCACGATGGAAAACAGCCATTATTGCAAACCAAATCCGAAGTACTTCTTGGAGATCTTGGACGCTTTGGACCTGGCACCAAATGAGTGCATGATGATCGGGAACGACGTACAAGAGGATGGGGTAGCGGGGCACGTCGGTATTCCTACGTTTCTTGTGACAGACGACCTGATCGATCGCCAGTTGGGCACGTTCCATTTTGAGCATCAGGGGACTCGTGAGGACGTCTTGCGGTTTGTGAAGCGGCTGCCGACACGCGTTTGA
- a CDS encoding tRNA (cytidine(34)-2'-O)-methyltransferase: MNIVLVEPEIPANTGNISRTCAVTGSSLHLVRPLGFSTDDRQLKRAGLDYWSLLDLTYYDSIQELWDTHPEGRFYYASTKGGQWYTDVQFGMNDFLVFGKETAGLPRDVLDAHRDDVIRIPMRNDAKARSLNLSNAVAIVAFEALRQNGFPGMV, translated from the coding sequence ATGAACATCGTACTTGTAGAACCCGAGATCCCGGCGAATACGGGGAATATTTCGCGGACGTGCGCAGTTACTGGCAGTTCGCTGCACCTGGTTCGACCGCTCGGGTTCTCAACGGACGACCGACAATTGAAGCGTGCCGGTCTCGATTATTGGTCTTTGCTCGATCTCACCTACTACGACTCCATACAGGAACTTTGGGATACCCATCCCGAAGGGCGGTTTTACTACGCATCCACGAAAGGCGGACAGTGGTATACCGACGTTCAGTTTGGCATGAATGACTTTCTCGTGTTTGGCAAGGAGACGGCTGGCTTGCCACGGGACGTGCTGGACGCTCACCGCGACGACGTGATTCGCATTCCGATGCGAAATGACGCAAAGGCGAGGAGCCTCAACCTGTCGAATGCGGTAGCCATCGTAGCGTTTGAAGCGTTGCGCCAGAATGGCTTCCCGGGAATGGTATAG
- the lpdA gene encoding dihydrolipoyl dehydrogenase → MVVGEMLEEVEVLVIGAGPGGYVAAIRAAQLGKSVTIVDKAELGGVCLNRGCIPSKALISAAHQYEAARESAFPGIESTAKLDYKKVQEWKQSVVNKMTGGVQSLMKGNKITVIDGEAFFTKPDEVRIMHENGGQRIKFEQCILATGSRPIELKSLPYGKRVLSSTEALSLDEVPERLIVVGGGYIGAELGQTFAKFGSKVTIIEGLDSILAAFDKQMVRLVEKNLKKYDVEIETKAMAKSVEETDNSVKLTYTDKSGEEKTIEADYLLVTVGRRPNTDELGLQDAGIELGEKGLIKVDGQCRTTNPNVYAIGDIVPGAALAHKASYEGKVAAEAIAGMPSVVDYRCIPAVVFSDPEMASVGLSEDEAKKEYSSVSVGRFPYAANGRATALNQSEGFLKLIADKETGVLVGAQVVGYEASNLIAELGLAIEMSATLEDIALTIHAHPTLGEMVMEAAEVGLGSPIHIVTR, encoded by the coding sequence ATGGTCGTAGGCGAGATGTTGGAAGAGGTTGAAGTTCTAGTCATCGGTGCGGGCCCTGGCGGTTATGTTGCCGCTATCCGCGCAGCGCAGCTCGGAAAGTCGGTCACCATCGTGGACAAAGCTGAACTCGGCGGCGTCTGCTTGAACCGTGGTTGTATTCCATCCAAGGCTCTGATTTCGGCCGCTCATCAGTACGAGGCGGCGCGTGAGTCAGCGTTCCCTGGAATCGAATCGACGGCGAAGTTGGACTACAAGAAGGTCCAAGAGTGGAAGCAATCTGTCGTCAACAAGATGACTGGCGGCGTTCAGTCCCTGATGAAGGGGAACAAAATCACGGTCATCGACGGCGAAGCTTTCTTCACAAAGCCGGATGAAGTGCGCATCATGCACGAAAACGGCGGACAGCGCATCAAATTCGAACAGTGCATCTTGGCGACCGGGTCTCGTCCAATCGAACTGAAATCTCTGCCGTACGGCAAGCGCGTGCTCTCTTCGACGGAAGCACTCTCGCTCGACGAAGTGCCTGAGCGCTTGATTGTCGTCGGCGGCGGCTACATCGGAGCAGAGCTCGGTCAGACGTTCGCGAAGTTCGGTTCGAAAGTGACCATCATCGAAGGCTTGGATAGCATCCTCGCCGCATTCGACAAACAGATGGTTCGCCTCGTCGAAAAGAACCTCAAGAAATACGATGTTGAGATTGAGACGAAAGCGATGGCCAAGTCGGTCGAAGAGACGGACAATAGCGTAAAGTTGACCTACACGGACAAGTCTGGCGAAGAGAAGACGATTGAAGCGGACTACCTGCTCGTAACCGTCGGACGTCGACCAAACACCGATGAATTGGGTCTGCAAGACGCTGGCATCGAACTCGGTGAGAAAGGTCTCATCAAGGTCGATGGACAGTGCCGTACGACCAACCCGAACGTCTACGCCATCGGCGATATCGTGCCTGGTGCCGCATTGGCACACAAGGCGTCGTACGAAGGCAAGGTCGCAGCAGAAGCGATTGCCGGCATGCCGAGCGTCGTCGACTACCGTTGCATCCCTGCGGTCGTCTTTTCGGATCCCGAAATGGCATCCGTCGGCCTCTCTGAAGACGAGGCCAAAAAAGAGTACTCGAGCGTCTCCGTTGGACGTTTCCCGTACGCCGCAAACGGCCGCGCGACGGCTCTCAACCAATCGGAGGGCTTCTTGAAGCTGATTGCCGATAAGGAAACGGGTGTCCTTGTAGGAGCGCAAGTGGTTGGTTATGAAGCATCCAACCTGATTGCAGAGCTCGGCCTCGCGATTGAGATGAGCGCAACACTCGAAGACATCGCGCTGACCATTCACGCTCACCCAACACTCGGAGAAATGGTGATGGAGGCCGCTGAGGTGGGCTTGGGTTCACCAATCCACATCGTCACTCGCTAA